Proteins encoded together in one Triticum dicoccoides isolate Atlit2015 ecotype Zavitan chromosome 7B, WEW_v2.0, whole genome shotgun sequence window:
- the LOC119336635 gene encoding uncharacterized protein LOC119336635, producing MAAAAAISPLPSPSSSSQPLFLFLLSRPPTPSRLRHPHLTLPARSRPHRPSTPTSTSTRCRCSSSSSAAAASFNGWADLPADTDLPFSLPQQSLAAAPLLLLLPVAALSLSRLPPVPLLAAVFAAGFATARHLAPAPAPSSIPRLAALLADLDARLLSLRDHLLASSPADGDNGDIEAVDRAHDAVLECAAAVAGGQGQGSSSNAGGGAPDDGALQDVAREVAGYIGGWARVALRELSFASPRKKPAKAVAPDASTADAKSNSGSAVAQQGDGEKKTVDSAAVGRARPLDMLPFDGKDADANGFEDAGFSSESRQEDGGRLERLVSKHRYGRGSRVRNDGPFQEGDRVRSDGRFEEGGRFAAAESAESSLLERTLEIRDRSYRLKIEHRDGGESRASGARGTPADEFVGSAAASVEEPPLADDNEGGGAAGGSDGEEFSRNINEAAEILRKARECMMARDDEEAADALLYRSARLLSTAVALRPASLVAVGQLGNTYLLHGELKLKISRELRTLLANSGAYLNGGERVSRSRKLDRRILNRENISSALVGVCEECESLLVEAGRSYRTAVSIDSGDVKALYNWGLALIFRGQLLADIGPEAAVDADRVYLAAIDKFDAMLSKSNTYAPEALYRWGSALQQRSQLRSRNNKEKIRLLEQAKSLFEDVLYVEGNNKMVREALSSCISELNYHGRWLQ from the exons ATGGCGGCCGCGGCGGCCATTTCTCCcctcccttctccttcctcctcgtcgcagcccctcttcctcttcctcctctccagGCCGCCGACACCATcccgcctccgccacccgcacctcacCCTCCCCGCTCGATCCCGCCCGCATCGACCCTCCACCCCCACATCCACATCCACCCGCTgccgctgctcctcctcctcctccgccgccgccgcgtccttcAACGGCTGGGCCGACCTCCCCGCCGACACGGACCTCCCCTTCAGCCTCCCGCAGCagtccctcgccgccgccccgc tcctcctcctcctccccgtcgccGCGCTCTCCCTCTCCCGCCTCCCGCCCGTCCCGCTCCTCGCCGCCGTCTTCGCCGCCGGATTCGCCACCGCCAGGCAcctcgcccccgcccccgccccctccTCCATCCCGCGCCTCGCCGCGCTCCTCGCGGATCTCGATGCCCGCCTCCTCTCCCTCAGGGACCACCTCCTGGCCTCGTCCCCCGCCGACGGTGACAACGGCGACATCGAGGCCGTGGACCGGGCGCACGATGCGGTCCTGGAGTGCGCGGCAGCCGTGGCCGGCGGCCAGGGCCAGGGCAGCAGCAGCAACGCCGGCGGCGGCGCTCCGGACGACGGGGCGCTGCAGGACGTGGCCAGGGAGGTCGCCGGCTACATCGGCGGCTGGGCTCGGGTAGCCCTGCGGGAGCTCAGCTTCGCCTCGCCGCGGAAGAAGCCCGCCAAGGCCGTCGCCCCTGATGCTTCTACGGCCGATGCCAAGAGTAATTCAGGCTCTGCTGTAGCCCAGCAAGGGGATGGGGAAAAGAAGACAGTTGATTCAGCGGCTGTCGGACGCGCCCGGCCGCTCGACATGCTACCGTTCGATGGCAAGGATGCTGATGCCAATGGGTTTGAGGATGCCGGGTTCAGTTCTGAGAGCAGGCAGGAAGACGGCGGCCGGCTGGAGAGGCTTGTGTCCAAGCACAGGTATGGCCGCGGCAGCAGGGTGCGAAATGATGgtccctttcaagaaggcgataggGTGAGGAGCGACGGTCGCTTTGAAGAaggcggcaggttcgccgccgctgAATCCGCCGAGTCCTCTTTGCTGGAGAGGACGCTCGAGATCCGGGACAGGTCGTACAGGCTGAAGATCGAGCACCGCGACGGCGGTGAGAGCCGAGCGAGTGGAGCACGGGGGACGCCGGCTGATGAATTCGTGGGCAGCGCTGCCGCCAGTGTCGAGGAACCACCACTTGCAGATGATAATGAGGGTGGTGGTGCTGCTGGGGGTTCAGATGGTGAAGAGTTCAGCCGCAACATCAATGAGGCTGCCGAGATCTTGAGGAAGGCGAGGGAGTGCATGATGGCCAGGGACGACGAAGAGGCCGCGGACGCGTTGCTGTATAGGTCAGCAAGGCTTCTGTCCACCGCCGTGGCTTTGAGGCCGGCAAGCCTGGTAGCGGTCGGTCAGCTAGGGAACACCTACCTCCTCCATGGGGAGCTCAAGCTCAAGATTAGCCGCGAGCTGAGGACGCTGCTGGCCAACAGCGGGGCGTATCTGAATGGAGGAGAGCGTGTCTCACGGTCCAGGAAGCTGGACAGAAGAATCCTTAACAGAGAGAACATTTCGTCCGCGCTAGTGGGCGTTTGTGAGGAGTGTGAGAGCCTCCTTGTTGAGGCAGGCAGAAGCTATAGGACGGCTGTGTCAATTGATTCGGGCGACGTCAAGGCGCTGTACAATTGGGGACTGGCGCTTATCTTTCGTGGACAACTGCTTGCCGACATCGGACCG GAAGCAGCAGTTGATGCTGATCGGGTGTATTTGGCTGCGATCGATAAGTTTGATGCCATGTTATCCAAAAGCAACACTTATGCTCCAGAAG CTCTCTACAGATGGGGCAGCGCGCTGCAGCAACGGTCCCAGTTGCGGTCTCGGAACAACAAGGAGAAGATAAGGCTGCTGGAGCAGGCAAAGAGTCTGTTTGAAGACGTTCTGTACGTTGAGGGTAACAACAAGATGGTACGGGAAGCGCTGTCGTCGTGCATATCAGAGCTTAACTACCATGGACGATGGCTACAGTGA